One stretch of Macrobrachium nipponense isolate FS-2020 chromosome 16, ASM1510439v2, whole genome shotgun sequence DNA includes these proteins:
- the LOC135195535 gene encoding uncharacterized protein LOC135195535 isoform X2, with the protein MAEKGDVVDTVSLPPTYAPSEAYTESPPPAYKRAKSTTVQVARMVCITLLAAAFMIGFFTLTSNYLSAKQCDCHNTGHKHDNLHSASVLPQVEKLVGEEGLNKVEEVNENGIDASEAPILSKDILQQDQQEEAVPDAQEETDNIPEEEVEALVEEVAEIEDAERKIEEEIEVQEIMQKEIEEMKKKIKLPIDLILGNPSLAGRDVNCEVERRQQPIGGGIVTQAIIVTCSDDDSSNDRPGIIVSPPGPRPFGPPLSLLAPIMKMLSSKAKARMVKPIQIKTMAGPPPFALPAPFTLPSGPRPCSPNDPFPCIMNQPKNLGPFPGPVNGPFPMPVPMNGLVHFNGPMPGPFSGPFPGSNGPLPIANGPFPGPFPGPNPDQISRSLHMPLNGPMPNDIRGPFPGPNPDQISRSLHMPLNGPMPNDIRGPFSGPFPSPSDVPLPVAPKILMQGPIISENFMDDEPQHRMMPLALRPLPRVSPRMPKILAFATRPEKQVPQTLISSLQRGANKVPQREPKILSAFPEPQGRALPSPVSLPSLRLLPARLLSGPVFMRGIRRNDEPRPITHMEMRKPEPLPNLPDFEPRFPDFGPPRVHTVINPERPVFNQFPPNTPPKIGELDPAKIVSKIIEVNSRPMPVDVMSPPKPVAVIHKVEPLAGSQIPIFLPPPPPPPSSISSLPSPTTDGPRGTRWRRPQHGT; encoded by the exons GCCTACAAGAGAGCCAAGAGCACCACGGTACAGGTGGCGCGCATGGTGTGCATTACTCTCCTGGCGGCGGCTTTCATGATCGGCTTCTTCACCCTCACTTCCAACTACTTGAGCGCGAAGCAGTGTGATTGCCACAAC ACCGGCCACAAACACGACAACCTTCACTCAGCAAGCGTTCTCCCCCAAGTCGAGAAGCTGGTAGGGGAAGAAGGACTGAACAAAGTGGAAGAAGTGAATGAGAATGGAATTGACGCTTCCGAGGCGCCCATCCTCTCCAAGGACATCCTCCAGCAGGATCAGCAGGAAGAAGCAGTGCCCGATGCCCAGGAAGAGACCGACAACATTCCTGAGGAG GAGGTAGAAGCCCTGGTTGAAGAAGTTGCTGAAATAGAAGACGCTGAGAGAAAGATTGAGGAAGAAATAGAAGTCCAGGAGATCATGCAGAAAGAgattgaagaaatgaaaaagaaaattaaactccCAATTGACCTCATCCTTGGTAATCCTTCCTTG GCTGGTCGTGATGTCAACTGCGAAGTTGAGCGCCGCCAGCAGCCTATCGGAGGCGGCATTGTGACCCAAGCAATCATTGTCACCTGCAGTGACGACGACAGCAGCAACGACAGACCCGGAATCATTGTATCGCCTCCTGGCCCTCGTCCTTTCggaccccctctctctcttctggcaCCCATCATGAAGATGCTCTCATCCAAGGCAAAGGCTCGCATGGTCAAGCCCATCCAGATCAAAACTATGGCCGGACCACCTCCATTCGCTCTCCCAGCTCCATTCACTCTCCCATCCGGCCCCAGGCCTTGCTCTCCAAATGACCCCTTCCCATGCATCATGAACCAGCCTAAGAATTTAGGGCCATTCCCAGGTCCCGTCAACGGACCATTCCCTATGCCAGTTCCAATGAACGGTCTAGTACATTTCAACGGACCTATGCCAGGCCCATTCTCTGGACCATTCCCTGGCTCCAACGGTCCCCTCCCAATTGCAAACGGTCCTTTCCCCGGCCCTTTCCCAGGACCAAACCCTGATCAGATCTCCAGAAGCCTTCACATGCCACTAAATGGACCCATGCCAAATGACATTCGCGGCCCTTTCCCTGGACCAAACCCTGATCAGATCTCCAGAAGCCTTCACATGCCACTAAATGGACCCATGCCAAATGACATTCGCGGCCCTTTCTCAGGACCTTTCCCATCCCCATCTGATGTCCCTCTTCCAGTAGCCCCAAAAATTTTGATGCAAGGCCCAATCATTTCTGAAAACTTCATGGATGATGAGCCCCAACACCGAATGATGCCCTTGGCACTCCGTCCCCTGCCACGCGTATCTCCTCGCATGCCCAAAATCCTAGCTTTTGCCACTCGTCCCGAGAAGCAGGTACCTCAGACTCTCATCTCTTCCCTTCAGCGTGGAGCTAACAAGGTTCCTCAGAGAGAACCAAAGATCCTCTCAGCATTCCCTGAACCCCAAGGACGTGCCCTTCCTTCACCCGTTTCACTGCCGAGTCTTCGTCTCCTGCCAGCACGACTTCTCTCTGGACCAGTCT TCATGAGAGGAATCAGACGCAACGACGAACCTCGTCCCATCACCCACATGGAAATGCGCAAACCAGAGCCCCTCCCAAATTTGCCAGACTTCGAACCCCGTTTCCCTGACTTTGGACCCCCCAGAGTGCACACCGTGATCAACCCCGAGAGACCCGTTTTCAACCAGTTCCCTCCAAACACTCCACCCAAAATCGGCGAGCTTGACCCTGCCAAGATCGTTTCCAAGATCATCGAGGTCAACAGCCGTCCCATGCCTGTGGACGTCATGTCCCCACCTAAGCCCGTCGCAGTCATTCACAAGGTGGAGCCACTGGCCGGATCCCAGATCCCCATCTTCCTCCCACCACCTCCCCCACCTCCTTCCTCCATCagctccctcccctcccccaccacagATGGACCCAGAGGGACGCGTTGGAGACGTCCACAACATGGAACCTGA
- the LOC135195535 gene encoding uncharacterized protein LOC135195535 isoform X1 — MAEKGDVVDTVSLPPTYAPSEAYTESPPPAYKRAKSTTVQVARMVCITLLAAAFMIGFFTLTSNYLSAKQCDCHNTGHKHDNLHSASVLPQVEKLVGEEGLNKVEEVNENGIDASEAPILSKDILQQDQQEEAVPDAQEETDNIPEEEVEALVEEVAEIEDAERKIEEEIEVQEIMQKEIEEMKKKIKLPIDLILGNPSLAGRDVNCEVERRQQPIGGGIVTQAIIVTCSDDDSSNDRPGIIVSPPGPRPFGPPLSLLAPIMKMLSSKAKARMVKPIQIKTMAGPPPFALPAPFTLPSGPRPCSPNDPFPCIMNQPKNLGPFPGPVNGPFPMPVPMNGLVHFNGPMPGPFSGPFPGSNGPLPIANGPFPGPFPGPNPDQISRSLHMPLNGPMPNDIRGPFPGPNPDQISRSLHMPLNGPMPNDIRGPFSGPFPSPSDVPLPVAPKILMQGPIISENFMDDEPQHRMMPLALRPLPRVSPRMPKILAFATRPEKQVPQTLISSLQRGANKVPQREPKILSAFPEPQGRALPSPVSLPSLRLLPARLLSGPVSSTLVPVMRGIRRNDEPRPITHMEMRKPEPLPNLPDFEPRFPDFGPPRVHTVINPERPVFNQFPPNTPPKIGELDPAKIVSKIIEVNSRPMPVDVMSPPKPVAVIHKVEPLAGSQIPIFLPPPPPPPSSISSLPSPTTDGPRGTRWRRPQHGT, encoded by the exons GCCTACAAGAGAGCCAAGAGCACCACGGTACAGGTGGCGCGCATGGTGTGCATTACTCTCCTGGCGGCGGCTTTCATGATCGGCTTCTTCACCCTCACTTCCAACTACTTGAGCGCGAAGCAGTGTGATTGCCACAAC ACCGGCCACAAACACGACAACCTTCACTCAGCAAGCGTTCTCCCCCAAGTCGAGAAGCTGGTAGGGGAAGAAGGACTGAACAAAGTGGAAGAAGTGAATGAGAATGGAATTGACGCTTCCGAGGCGCCCATCCTCTCCAAGGACATCCTCCAGCAGGATCAGCAGGAAGAAGCAGTGCCCGATGCCCAGGAAGAGACCGACAACATTCCTGAGGAG GAGGTAGAAGCCCTGGTTGAAGAAGTTGCTGAAATAGAAGACGCTGAGAGAAAGATTGAGGAAGAAATAGAAGTCCAGGAGATCATGCAGAAAGAgattgaagaaatgaaaaagaaaattaaactccCAATTGACCTCATCCTTGGTAATCCTTCCTTG GCTGGTCGTGATGTCAACTGCGAAGTTGAGCGCCGCCAGCAGCCTATCGGAGGCGGCATTGTGACCCAAGCAATCATTGTCACCTGCAGTGACGACGACAGCAGCAACGACAGACCCGGAATCATTGTATCGCCTCCTGGCCCTCGTCCTTTCggaccccctctctctcttctggcaCCCATCATGAAGATGCTCTCATCCAAGGCAAAGGCTCGCATGGTCAAGCCCATCCAGATCAAAACTATGGCCGGACCACCTCCATTCGCTCTCCCAGCTCCATTCACTCTCCCATCCGGCCCCAGGCCTTGCTCTCCAAATGACCCCTTCCCATGCATCATGAACCAGCCTAAGAATTTAGGGCCATTCCCAGGTCCCGTCAACGGACCATTCCCTATGCCAGTTCCAATGAACGGTCTAGTACATTTCAACGGACCTATGCCAGGCCCATTCTCTGGACCATTCCCTGGCTCCAACGGTCCCCTCCCAATTGCAAACGGTCCTTTCCCCGGCCCTTTCCCAGGACCAAACCCTGATCAGATCTCCAGAAGCCTTCACATGCCACTAAATGGACCCATGCCAAATGACATTCGCGGCCCTTTCCCTGGACCAAACCCTGATCAGATCTCCAGAAGCCTTCACATGCCACTAAATGGACCCATGCCAAATGACATTCGCGGCCCTTTCTCAGGACCTTTCCCATCCCCATCTGATGTCCCTCTTCCAGTAGCCCCAAAAATTTTGATGCAAGGCCCAATCATTTCTGAAAACTTCATGGATGATGAGCCCCAACACCGAATGATGCCCTTGGCACTCCGTCCCCTGCCACGCGTATCTCCTCGCATGCCCAAAATCCTAGCTTTTGCCACTCGTCCCGAGAAGCAGGTACCTCAGACTCTCATCTCTTCCCTTCAGCGTGGAGCTAACAAGGTTCCTCAGAGAGAACCAAAGATCCTCTCAGCATTCCCTGAACCCCAAGGACGTGCCCTTCCTTCACCCGTTTCACTGCCGAGTCTTCGTCTCCTGCCAGCACGACTTCTCTCTGGACCAGTCT CATCTACACTTGTTCCAGTCATGAGAGGAATCAGACGCAACGACGAACCTCGTCCCATCACCCACATGGAAATGCGCAAACCAGAGCCCCTCCCAAATTTGCCAGACTTCGAACCCCGTTTCCCTGACTTTGGACCCCCCAGAGTGCACACCGTGATCAACCCCGAGAGACCCGTTTTCAACCAGTTCCCTCCAAACACTCCACCCAAAATCGGCGAGCTTGACCCTGCCAAGATCGTTTCCAAGATCATCGAGGTCAACAGCCGTCCCATGCCTGTGGACGTCATGTCCCCACCTAAGCCCGTCGCAGTCATTCACAAGGTGGAGCCACTGGCCGGATCCCAGATCCCCATCTTCCTCCCACCACCTCCCCCACCTCCTTCCTCCATCagctccctcccctcccccaccacagATGGACCCAGAGGGACGCGTTGGAGACGTCCACAACATGGAACCTGA